One region of Streptomyces rishiriensis genomic DNA includes:
- a CDS encoding Crp/Fnr family transcriptional regulator → MDDVLRRNPLFAALDDEQAAELRASMSEVTLARGDSLFHEGDPGDRLYVVTEGKVKLHRTSPDGRENMLAVVGPSELIGELSLFDPGPRTATATALTEVKLLGLGHGDLQPWLNARPEVATALLRAVARRLRKTNDAMSDLVFSDVPGRVARALLDLSRRFGVQSEEGIHVVHDLTQEELAQLVGASRETVNKALADFAQRGWLRLEARAVILLDVERLAKRSR, encoded by the coding sequence GTGGACGACGTTCTGCGGCGCAACCCGCTCTTCGCGGCACTCGACGACGAGCAGGCCGCAGAACTGCGCGCCTCCATGAGCGAGGTGACTCTGGCCCGTGGTGACTCCCTCTTCCACGAAGGTGACCCGGGCGACCGGCTCTACGTCGTCACCGAGGGCAAGGTCAAGCTCCACCGCACCTCCCCGGACGGCCGGGAGAACATGCTGGCCGTGGTGGGTCCCAGCGAGCTGATCGGAGAGCTGTCGCTCTTCGACCCGGGCCCGCGCACGGCGACCGCCACCGCCCTCACCGAGGTCAAGCTCCTCGGTCTCGGCCACGGCGACCTCCAGCCCTGGCTGAACGCCCGGCCCGAGGTGGCCACCGCGCTGCTGCGCGCCGTCGCGCGGCGTCTGCGCAAGACCAACGACGCCATGTCGGACCTGGTCTTCTCGGATGTCCCCGGCCGGGTGGCCCGTGCTCTGCTGGACCTCTCGCGCCGCTTCGGCGTGCAGTCCGAAGAGGGCATCCACGTCGTCCACGACCTGACGCAGGAGGAGCTGGCCCAGCTCGTCGGCGCGTCGCGCGAGACCGTGAACAAGGCGCTGGCGGACTTCGCCCAGCGCGGGTGGCTGCGCCTGGAGGCACGTGCGGTCATCCTGCTGGACGTGGAGCGACTGGCCAAGCGGTCACGCTAG
- a CDS encoding nucleotidyltransferase domain-containing protein → MAETSLFRGLDSRGNIAREGSLARVADAFRPVVLAARERIPDVFGDRLHSAYLYGSIPRGTAREGRSDLDLLVVLREEPTDADRTDGRALDEALDKEFPQIDGGGTLLVGHARVLSDLERHDLGWFLACLCTPLLGEDLAEYLPHYRPDSLLARETNGDLALVLPRWRERIASAADSEEALRPLVRVMSRRLVRTAFTLVMPRWNGWTSDLHEMAEAFGLYYPQRAEELRAAAVLGYEPTGDSAVLASYVDDLGPWLAEEYARVHGVKADRPKEP, encoded by the coding sequence ATGGCAGAAACGTCTCTCTTCCGAGGCCTCGACTCCCGGGGAAACATCGCGCGCGAAGGCTCCCTCGCGCGCGTGGCCGACGCTTTTCGGCCCGTCGTGCTGGCGGCCCGGGAACGGATCCCGGACGTCTTCGGAGACCGGCTGCACAGCGCGTACCTCTACGGGTCGATTCCGCGCGGTACCGCGCGTGAGGGCCGCAGCGATCTGGACCTTCTCGTCGTCCTGCGGGAGGAGCCGACCGACGCCGACCGGACCGACGGCCGTGCGCTCGACGAGGCCCTCGACAAGGAGTTCCCGCAGATCGACGGTGGCGGGACGCTGCTCGTCGGCCACGCGCGCGTGCTCAGCGACCTGGAGAGACACGACCTGGGGTGGTTCCTCGCGTGCCTGTGCACGCCGCTGCTCGGAGAGGATCTCGCCGAGTACCTCCCGCACTACCGTCCGGACTCCCTGCTCGCGCGCGAGACCAACGGCGACCTCGCCCTCGTCCTGCCGCGCTGGCGCGAGCGCATCGCCTCGGCGGCCGACTCCGAGGAGGCCCTGCGACCTCTCGTCCGGGTCATGTCCCGTCGGCTCGTGCGCACCGCGTTCACGCTCGTCATGCCCCGCTGGAACGGCTGGACGAGCGACCTGCACGAGATGGCGGAGGCCTTCGGCCTCTACTACCCGCAGCGTGCGGAGGAGCTGCGGGCGGCGGCTGTCCTCGGCTACGAGCCGACCGGCGACAGCGCGGTCCTCGCGTCCTACGTCGACGATCTCGGCCCCTGGCTCGCCGAGGAGTACGCGCGCGTGCACGGCGTGAAGGCCGACAGGCCCAAGGAGCCTTAG
- the nth gene encoding endonuclease III: MPAKKAADSGKAAVKKVAAKRAATKAPTDKAPTDKDAARKDAPGRGAAEKDAVSRSAAVGKPESRTALVRRARRINRELAEIYPYAHPELDFENPFQLVVATVLSAQTTDLRVNQTTPALFAKYPTPEDLAAAAPEEVEEILRPTGFFRAKTKSVMGLSKALVEEFGGEVPGRLEDLVKLPGVGRKTAFVVLGNAFGRPGITVDTHFQRLVRRWRWTEATEPDKIEAAVGALFPKSDWTMLSHHVIFHGRRICHARKPACGACPIAPLCPAYGEGETDPEKAKKLLKYEKGGFPGQRLNPPQSYLDAGGRPAPPLGAG; the protein is encoded by the coding sequence ATGCCTGCGAAGAAAGCGGCCGACAGTGGTAAGGCGGCCGTCAAGAAGGTCGCGGCCAAGCGCGCCGCAACCAAGGCCCCGACGGACAAGGCCCCGACTGACAAGGACGCAGCGCGCAAGGACGCACCGGGCAGAGGGGCCGCGGAGAAGGACGCCGTGAGCAGGAGTGCCGCGGTGGGCAAGCCCGAGTCCCGTACCGCTCTCGTCCGCCGTGCCCGTCGCATCAACCGCGAGCTAGCCGAGATCTACCCCTATGCCCATCCCGAGCTGGACTTCGAGAATCCGTTCCAACTGGTGGTCGCCACCGTTCTGTCCGCCCAGACCACCGACCTGCGGGTGAACCAGACCACGCCCGCCCTCTTCGCCAAGTACCCCACCCCCGAGGACCTCGCCGCCGCCGCTCCGGAGGAGGTCGAGGAGATCCTCCGTCCCACCGGCTTCTTCCGGGCCAAGACCAAGTCGGTGATGGGTCTCTCCAAGGCCCTGGTGGAGGAGTTCGGCGGTGAGGTCCCCGGTCGGCTCGAGGACCTGGTCAAGCTGCCTGGCGTCGGCCGCAAGACCGCCTTCGTGGTGCTGGGGAACGCGTTCGGCCGGCCCGGGATCACCGTGGACACGCACTTCCAGCGGCTCGTACGGCGCTGGCGGTGGACGGAGGCGACCGAGCCCGACAAGATCGAGGCGGCCGTCGGCGCGCTCTTCCCCAAGAGTGACTGGACGATGCTTTCGCACCACGTGATCTTCCACGGCCGCCGCATCTGCCACGCCCGCAAGCCGGCCTGCGGCGCCTGTCCCATCGCCCCGCTCTGCCCGGCGTACGGCGAGGGCGAGACGGACCCGGAGAAGGCGAAGAAGCTGCTGAAGTACGAGAAGGGCGGCTTCCCCGGCCAGCGTCTGAACCCGCCCCAGTCCTACCTGGACGCGGGCGGCAGGCCGGCCCCGCCGCTGGGGGCCGGATGA
- a CDS encoding NUDIX hydrolase, with product MANGQWFPQDWPERIRALADGALTPVVPKRAATVMLLKDTDGGPVVHMLRRRASMAFAGGAYAYPGGGVDPRDDDLHVRWAGPTRAWWAERLGVDETAAQAIVCAAVRETYEEAGVLLAGPTPDSVVGDTTGADWETDRAAVAAREVSFAEFLDRRGLVLRSDLLGAWTRWITPEFESRRYDTWFFVAALPEGQRTRNASTEADRTVWIRPADAAASYDRGELLMMPPTIATLRRLVPYATAAEALAAAPERDLTPVLARARLEEGEVVLSWPGHDEFTKHIPTETTAVADPTAVTDARGGSA from the coding sequence ATGGCGAATGGGCAGTGGTTCCCCCAGGACTGGCCGGAACGCATCCGCGCGCTCGCGGACGGCGCCCTCACTCCGGTCGTCCCGAAGCGCGCGGCCACCGTCATGCTCCTGAAGGACACCGACGGCGGCCCTGTCGTCCACATGCTGCGCAGACGCGCTTCCATGGCCTTCGCCGGTGGCGCGTACGCCTATCCCGGTGGCGGCGTCGACCCACGCGACGACGACCTTCACGTCCGCTGGGCGGGCCCCACGCGCGCGTGGTGGGCCGAGCGGCTGGGCGTCGACGAGACGGCGGCCCAGGCGATCGTCTGCGCGGCGGTGCGCGAGACCTACGAGGAGGCCGGCGTCCTGCTCGCCGGACCGACGCCCGATTCCGTCGTGGGCGACACCACGGGCGCCGACTGGGAGACCGACCGGGCCGCGGTGGCCGCCCGTGAAGTGTCCTTCGCCGAGTTCCTCGACCGCCGTGGCCTGGTCCTGCGCTCCGACCTCCTCGGAGCCTGGACACGGTGGATCACGCCGGAGTTCGAGTCCCGTCGTTACGACACCTGGTTCTTCGTGGCCGCGCTTCCCGAGGGCCAGCGCACCCGCAACGCCTCCACCGAGGCCGACCGCACGGTGTGGATCCGCCCGGCGGACGCGGCGGCCTCGTACGACAGGGGCGAGCTGCTGATGATGCCGCCCACGATCGCGACGCTGCGCCGGCTCGTCCCGTACGCCACGGCCGCCGAGGCACTCGCCGCGGCCCCGGAGCGCGACCTGACGCCGGTCCTGGCGCGGGCCCGCCTGGAGGAGGGCGAGGTCGTGCTGTCGTGGCCGGGGCACGACGAGTTCACCAAGCACATCCCGACGGAGACGACCGCCGTGGCGGACCCGACCGCCGTGACGGACGCGCGCGGGGGCTCCGCATGA
- a CDS encoding MarP family serine protease: MNVLDILLSVAAVWFAVVGYRQGFVVGILSVIGFLGGGLVAVYLLPVIWDALTDNSEVSTTAAVVAVIVVIVCASIGQALTTHLGNKLRRYITWSPARALDATGGALVNVVAMLLVAWLIGSALAGTTLPTLGKEVRSSKVLHGVSDALPDRADTWFADFSSVLAQNGFPQVFSPFSNEPITDVQPPDPALANSAVAKRAQRSIVKVMGTAESCGKVLEGTGFVFGERRVMTNAHVVGGVDEPTVQIGGEGRKYDATVVLYDWKRDIAVLDVPDLDAPVLEFTTKDAVSGDDAIVAGFPENGSYDVRAARVRGRITANGPDIYHRTTVRRDVYSLFTTVRQGNSGGPLLTTDGKVYGVVFAKSLDDAETGYALTADEIQQDITEGRTAGQQVDSDSCAL; this comes from the coding sequence GTGAACGTGCTGGACATCCTGTTGTCGGTAGCGGCCGTCTGGTTCGCGGTCGTCGGCTACCGCCAGGGCTTCGTCGTCGGGATCCTGTCGGTGATCGGTTTCCTGGGGGGCGGCCTCGTCGCCGTATACCTGCTGCCCGTGATCTGGGACGCGTTGACCGACAACTCCGAGGTGAGCACCACGGCCGCCGTCGTCGCGGTCATCGTCGTGATCGTCTGCGCCTCGATCGGCCAGGCCCTCACCACCCACCTCGGCAACAAGCTGCGCCGGTACATCACCTGGTCGCCGGCCCGCGCGCTGGACGCGACCGGCGGCGCGCTGGTCAACGTCGTGGCGATGCTGCTGGTGGCGTGGCTGATCGGATCCGCCCTCGCCGGCACCACCCTGCCCACGCTGGGCAAGGAGGTCCGCAGCTCCAAGGTGCTGCACGGGGTGTCCGACGCGCTGCCCGACCGGGCCGACACCTGGTTCGCCGACTTCTCCTCCGTCCTCGCGCAGAACGGCTTCCCGCAGGTCTTCAGCCCGTTCTCCAACGAGCCGATCACCGACGTCCAGCCGCCCGACCCGGCCCTGGCGAACAGCGCGGTGGCCAAGCGCGCGCAGCGTTCCATCGTCAAGGTCATGGGCACCGCGGAGAGCTGCGGCAAGGTCCTGGAAGGCACCGGCTTCGTCTTCGGTGAGCGTCGCGTCATGACCAACGCGCACGTCGTGGGCGGCGTCGACGAACCCACCGTCCAGATAGGCGGCGAGGGCCGCAAGTACGACGCCACGGTCGTCCTGTACGACTGGAAGCGCGACATCGCCGTCCTGGACGTACCCGATCTCGACGCGCCCGTGCTGGAGTTCACCACCAAGGACGCGGTGAGCGGTGACGACGCGATCGTCGCCGGGTTCCCGGAGAACGGGTCGTACGACGTCCGCGCCGCGCGGGTGCGCGGTCGCATCACGGCCAACGGCCCGGACATCTACCACCGCACCACCGTGCGCCGTGACGTGTACTCGCTGTTCACGACGGTCCGTCAGGGCAACTCCGGAGGCCCGCTGCTCACCACCGACGGCAAGGTGTACGGCGTGGTCTTCGCGAAGTCCCTCGACGACGCCGAAACCGGCTACGCCCTCACCGCGGACGAGATTCAGCAGGACATCACCGAGGGGCGTACCGCGGGCCAGCAGGTGGACAGCGACAGCTGCGCCCTTTGA
- a CDS encoding NUDIX hydrolase — MTRASNTQGGAVALSKEGLPAWLDPVVHAVETVQPLQLSRFLPPENGAGRQSAVLILFGEGERGPELLLMERASSLRSHPGQPSFPGGALDPQDGDPHGDGPLRAALREAEEETGLDPAGVQLFGVLPKLYIPVSGFVVTPVLGWWREPSPVGVVDPAETARVFTVPVADLTDADNRAMALHPSGHRGPAFLVESALVWGFTAGVIDRLLHFAGWERPWDREKQVPLDWRS, encoded by the coding sequence ATGACACGTGCGAGCAACACGCAGGGCGGTGCGGTGGCGCTGAGCAAAGAAGGCCTGCCCGCCTGGCTGGACCCGGTGGTGCACGCTGTGGAGACGGTCCAGCCCCTCCAGCTCAGCCGCTTCCTGCCCCCGGAGAACGGCGCGGGGCGCCAGTCCGCCGTCCTGATCCTGTTCGGTGAGGGGGAGCGCGGCCCCGAGCTGTTGCTCATGGAGCGCGCCAGCTCCCTGCGCTCCCACCCCGGCCAGCCCTCTTTCCCGGGTGGCGCCCTCGACCCGCAGGACGGCGACCCGCACGGCGACGGGCCGCTCCGGGCCGCCCTGCGCGAGGCCGAGGAGGAGACCGGGCTCGATCCGGCCGGCGTCCAGCTCTTCGGTGTGCTGCCCAAGTTGTACATCCCGGTCAGCGGCTTCGTCGTCACCCCGGTTCTGGGCTGGTGGCGTGAGCCGAGCCCGGTCGGCGTCGTCGACCCGGCGGAGACGGCCCGCGTCTTCACCGTTCCCGTGGCGGATCTCACGGACGCGGACAACCGTGCCATGGCCTTGCACCCCAGTGGTCACCGCGGCCCGGCATTTCTGGTCGAATCCGCCCTGGTGTGGGGTTTCACGGCCGGTGTGATCGACCGCCTGCTGCACTTCGCGGGCTGGGAGCGCCCCTGGGACCGCGAGAAGCAGGTCCCGCTCGACTGGCGGTCATGA
- the nhaA gene encoding Na+/H+ antiporter NhaA: MPAPRNTAPRKVLGRLSLPERNFVAEALRAETVGGVLLLVAAVAALVWANAPGLHDSYESVSHFHLGPEALGLNLSVAHWAADGLLAIFFFVAGIELKRELVAGDLKDPRAAALPVAAALCGMAVPALVYTLTNISGGGSTAGWAVPTATDIAFALAVLAVIGTSLPSALRAFLLTLAVVDDLLAILIIAVFFTSGIDFVALGGAAVGLLVFWLLLRKGVSGWYVYVPLALVIWALMYNSGVHATVAGVAMGLMLRCTTREGEDQSPGERIEHLVRPLSAGLAVPLFALFSAGVAISGNALTDVFGKPETLGVVLGLVVGKTIGIFGGTWLTARFTRASLSEDLAWADVLAVASLAGIGFTVSLLIGELAFEGDPTLTDEVKAAVLLGSLIAASIATVLLKLRNAEYRRMCEAEERDDDLDGIPDMYEEDDPAYHLRMAEIYDGKAAEHRRRAEELDRESRPEETRGEAGEGPTRATGLPK; the protein is encoded by the coding sequence GTGCCCGCGCCCCGCAACACCGCCCCCCGTAAGGTCCTCGGACGGCTGTCCCTCCCCGAGCGGAACTTCGTCGCGGAGGCACTGCGCGCCGAGACCGTCGGCGGTGTGCTGTTGCTCGTCGCCGCCGTCGCCGCACTGGTCTGGGCGAACGCACCCGGGCTGCACGACAGCTACGAGAGCGTCAGCCACTTCCACCTCGGACCCGAAGCCCTCGGCCTGAACCTCTCGGTCGCGCACTGGGCCGCCGACGGCCTGCTCGCGATCTTCTTCTTCGTCGCCGGTATCGAACTCAAGCGAGAACTCGTCGCCGGCGATCTCAAGGACCCCAGGGCCGCCGCGCTCCCCGTGGCGGCCGCGCTGTGCGGGATGGCCGTGCCCGCGCTCGTCTACACGCTGACCAACATCAGCGGCGGTGGCTCAACGGCTGGTTGGGCGGTGCCCACGGCCACCGACATCGCGTTCGCGCTCGCCGTGCTGGCCGTCATCGGCACATCCCTGCCGAGCGCGCTGCGCGCCTTCCTGCTCACCCTCGCGGTCGTCGACGACCTGCTCGCGATCCTGATCATCGCGGTGTTCTTCACGAGCGGTATCGACTTCGTGGCGCTGGGCGGCGCGGCCGTCGGCCTCCTCGTGTTCTGGCTGCTGCTGCGCAAGGGCGTGAGCGGCTGGTACGTCTACGTCCCCCTCGCGCTCGTCATCTGGGCGCTGATGTACAACAGCGGCGTGCACGCCACCGTCGCCGGGGTCGCGATGGGCCTGATGCTGCGCTGCACGACGCGCGAAGGTGAGGACCAGTCACCCGGCGAGCGGATCGAGCACCTCGTCCGGCCTCTCTCCGCGGGCCTCGCGGTGCCGCTGTTCGCCCTGTTCAGCGCCGGTGTGGCAATCTCGGGCAACGCGCTCACGGATGTCTTCGGCAAGCCGGAGACGCTCGGCGTCGTCCTCGGTCTCGTCGTCGGCAAGACGATCGGCATCTTCGGCGGGACCTGGCTGACCGCGCGCTTCACCCGCGCCTCGCTGAGCGAGGACCTCGCCTGGGCGGACGTCCTCGCCGTCGCGTCCCTCGCCGGCATCGGGTTCACCGTGTCGCTGCTGATCGGCGAACTCGCCTTCGAGGGCGACCCCACCCTGACCGACGAGGTCAAGGCCGCCGTCCTGCTCGGCTCGCTGATCGCGGCGAGCATCGCGACGGTTCTGCTGAAGCTGCGCAACGCCGAGTACCGCCGGATGTGTGAGGCCGAGGAGCGCGACGACGACCTCGACGGCATCCCGGACATGTACGAGGAGGACGACCCGGCCTACCACCTGAGGATGGCGGAGATCTACGACGGCAAGGCCGCCGAGCACCGCCGCCGGGCCGAGGAGCTCGACCGCGAGAGCCGCCCCGAGGAGACTCGCGGAGAGGCCGGGGAGGGGCCGACACGCGCCACGGGCCTACCGAAGTGA
- a CDS encoding alpha/beta fold hydrolase has protein sequence MTDPATPPAQPASVVRPDAVCGVQVTHREVAANGARFHIAEVGDGPLVMLVHGFPQFWWTWRHQLVALADAGFRAVAMDLRGVGGSDRTPRGYDPANLALDITGVIRSLGEPDAALVGHDLGGYLAWTAAVMRPKLVRRLAVASMPHPRRWRSAMLADVRQTTASSHIWGFQRPWIPERQLTADGGELVGRLIRDWSGPRLPEDDAVETYQRAMCIPSTAHCAVEPYRWLVRSMARPDGVQFYRRMKRPVRVPTLHLHGSLDPVMRTRSAAGSGEYVEAPYRWRLFDGLGHFPHEEDPVAFSTELVNWLKDPEPDR, from the coding sequence ATGACGGACCCCGCCACTCCTCCGGCCCAGCCCGCTTCGGTCGTACGGCCGGACGCCGTCTGCGGCGTGCAGGTCACCCATCGCGAGGTCGCCGCGAACGGTGCCCGCTTCCACATCGCCGAGGTCGGCGACGGTCCGCTGGTCATGCTCGTCCACGGCTTTCCGCAGTTCTGGTGGACGTGGCGGCATCAGCTGGTCGCGCTGGCCGACGCGGGCTTCCGGGCCGTCGCGATGGACCTGCGGGGCGTGGGCGGCAGCGACCGCACGCCGCGCGGCTACGACCCGGCGAACCTGGCTCTCGACATCACCGGCGTGATCCGTTCCCTGGGCGAGCCGGACGCCGCGCTGGTCGGCCATGACCTGGGCGGTTACCTGGCGTGGACGGCGGCCGTGATGCGCCCCAAGCTCGTCCGGAGGCTCGCCGTCGCCTCGATGCCGCATCCCCGGCGCTGGCGCTCGGCGATGCTCGCGGACGTCCGGCAGACGACCGCGAGCTCCCACATCTGGGGGTTCCAGCGGCCATGGATCCCCGAGCGGCAGCTCACCGCCGACGGCGGCGAACTGGTGGGCCGGCTGATCCGGGACTGGTCCGGGCCGCGCCTGCCGGAGGACGACGCGGTGGAGACGTACCAGCGCGCCATGTGCATCCCCTCCACCGCGCACTGCGCCGTCGAGCCGTACCGGTGGCTGGTGCGCTCGATGGCCCGGCCGGACGGCGTCCAGTTCTACCGGCGCATGAAGCGGCCCGTGCGCGTGCCCACGCTGCATCTGCACGGATCCCTCGATCCGGTGATGCGCACCCGTAGCGCGGCCGGCTCCGGGGAGTACGTCGAAGCGCCGTACCGCTGGCGGCTGTTCGACGGTCTCGGCCACTTCCCGCATGAAGAGGACCCGGTCGCTTTCTCCACCGAACTGGTCAACTGGCTGAAGGATCCCGAGCCAGATCGGTGA
- a CDS encoding phage holin family protein, producing MSAPDGSPVGAERSIGQLFASATTELSALVHDEIALAKAQLKQDVKRGAMSGGAFSVAGAVLVFSLPMLNFALAYGIRTWSDWNLAICFLLSFAANVLVALVLVLIGVVFAKKAQKGKGPQKVAASMKESAGVLQNAKPHPRPELPQDRVPEAIEAVARSSS from the coding sequence ATGAGCGCACCCGACGGCAGCCCGGTCGGCGCCGAACGCAGCATCGGCCAGCTGTTCGCCTCGGCGACGACCGAATTGTCGGCGCTGGTGCACGACGAGATCGCACTGGCCAAGGCGCAGCTGAAGCAGGACGTCAAGCGCGGGGCCATGAGCGGTGGGGCGTTCTCGGTGGCCGGCGCGGTCCTGGTGTTCTCCCTTCCGATGCTCAACTTCGCGCTGGCGTACGGCATCCGGACCTGGAGCGACTGGAACCTCGCGATCTGCTTCCTGCTCTCCTTCGCGGCGAACGTGCTCGTCGCGCTCGTCCTCGTGCTGATCGGCGTGGTCTTCGCGAAGAAGGCGCAGAAGGGCAAGGGCCCGCAGAAGGTCGCCGCCTCCATGAAGGAGTCGGCGGGCGTCCTGCAGAACGCCAAGCCGCACCCGCGGCCCGAGCTCCCGCAGGACCGGGTCCCGGAAGCCATCGAGGCTGTGGCACGCTCGTCCTCATGA
- a CDS encoding MBL fold metallo-hydrolase, whose protein sequence is MTDAAALPGQPRGGVLSGPATPRAVNVLAPNASAMTLDGTNTWIVSEPDSDLAVVIDPGPLDDGHLRAVVDTAERAGKRVALTLLTHGHPDHAEGAARFAALTGTKVRALDPALRLGDEGLAAGNVITVGGLELRVVPTPGHTADSLCFHLPADRAVLTGDTVLGRGTTVVAHPDGRLGDYLDSLRRLRSLTVDDGVHTVLPGHGPVLEDAQGVVEFYLAHRAHRLAQVETAVEDGYGTPAQVVARVYADVDRSLWPAAELSVRAQLEYLREHGLIQGPA, encoded by the coding sequence ATGACCGACGCAGCCGCTCTCCCCGGACAGCCGCGAGGCGGGGTCCTCTCCGGCCCGGCCACCCCGCGCGCGGTCAACGTCCTCGCGCCGAACGCGTCCGCGATGACCCTGGACGGCACGAACACCTGGATCGTGTCGGAGCCCGACTCGGACCTCGCGGTCGTCATCGATCCGGGCCCGCTGGACGACGGCCATCTCCGCGCGGTCGTCGACACCGCCGAACGGGCCGGCAAGCGCGTCGCGCTGACCCTGCTGACGCACGGCCACCCCGATCACGCCGAGGGCGCAGCCCGCTTCGCCGCGCTGACCGGCACGAAGGTGCGGGCCCTGGACCCGGCGCTGCGGCTGGGCGATGAGGGTCTGGCCGCCGGGAACGTGATCACGGTGGGCGGCCTGGAACTGCGGGTCGTCCCGACGCCCGGTCACACCGCCGACTCCCTCTGCTTCCACCTCCCGGCCGACCGGGCCGTGCTGACCGGCGACACGGTCCTCGGCCGGGGTACGACCGTCGTCGCGCATCCCGACGGCCGCCTGGGCGACTACCTGGACTCCCTGCGCCGGCTGAGGTCCCTCACGGTCGACGACGGCGTCCACACCGTCCTCCCGGGCCACGGACCGGTCCTGGAGGACGCACAGGGCGTCGTGGAGTTCTACCTCGCCCACCGTGCCCACCGCCTCGCCCAGGTCGAGACGGCCGTCGAGGACGGCTACGGCACCCCCGCCCAGGTCGTCGCCCGTGTGTACGCCGACGTCGACCGCTCGCTGTGGCCGGCGGCCGAGTTGTCCGTACGGGCGCAGCTGGAGTACCTGAGGGAGCACGGGCTCATCCAGGGACCGGCCTAA